One Prodigiosinella aquatilis DNA window includes the following coding sequences:
- a CDS encoding histidine ABC transporter permease HisQ, with protein MLYGYSELILEGAYMTLQLAICSLLLALAIGLIGAGAKLSSNRLLSVCFSGYTTLIRGIPDLVLMLLIFYGLQIILNNLTDAIGLSQIDIDPLSAGIITLGFIYGAYFTETFRGAYLAVPRGQIEAAVAFGFSPSQVFRRIMFPSMMRFALPGIGNNWQVILKATALVSLLGLSDVIKATQLAGKSAHQPFFFAIVAGVMYLIFTTLSNGVLWWLERRYSAGVRKVNYE; from the coding sequence ATGTTGTATGGTTATTCCGAATTAATACTGGAAGGCGCGTACATGACGCTGCAACTGGCGATATGCTCGTTGTTATTGGCGTTGGCGATTGGTTTAATCGGTGCGGGTGCCAAGTTATCTTCTAATCGGCTATTGTCGGTCTGTTTTTCTGGCTATACCACCTTGATTCGCGGCATCCCTGATCTGGTGCTGATGTTGCTCATTTTTTATGGACTGCAAATAATACTGAACAATCTGACTGATGCGATTGGTCTTTCACAGATCGATATTGATCCGTTATCAGCGGGGATTATCACGTTAGGGTTCATTTATGGCGCTTATTTTACCGAAACATTTCGTGGGGCGTATCTGGCGGTGCCACGCGGACAAATCGAGGCGGCAGTCGCTTTTGGTTTCTCTCCATCACAAGTGTTCAGACGCATCATGTTTCCCTCAATGATGCGTTTTGCTTTGCCGGGTATCGGCAATAACTGGCAGGTTATTTTGAAAGCAACTGCTCTGGTTTCTTTACTGGGGTTGAGCGATGTGATTAAGGCGACTCAATTGGCGGGTAAGAGTGCTCATCAACCTTTCTTTTTCGCCATTGTAGCGGGTGTGATGTATCTGATTTTTACTACCTTGTCTAACGGGGTGCTGTGGTGGCTGGAACGGCGTTATTCTGCAGGAGTCAGGAAAGTTAATTATGAGTGA